From a single Nicotiana tomentosiformis chromosome 2, ASM39032v3, whole genome shotgun sequence genomic region:
- the LOC104119103 gene encoding origin of replication complex subunit 2-like isoform X2 — translation MRMRLRKRSLGSQETIFLLKKWALHEKNQFELREVAANIEPKHEKEVNDLINSYKSLFSEWLFVLRCGFALLMYGFGSKKALIEDFATRSLTEYSVVVVNGYLQSINLKQVVITLAELLWDQLKLRRKTTSGNPSKIQQPFNPKSMDDLLAFLDKPDLGDECFVCIIVHNIDGPGLRDSDSQQCLASIAACSHVRMVASIDHVNAPLLWDKKMVHTQFNWYWCHVPTFAPYKAEAMFFPFILAHGGTAQSVKTASIVLQSLTPNAQNVFKVLAEHQLAHSDEEGMPINNLYTTSRERFLVSSQVTLNSHLTEFKDHELIKTKRNSDGQDCLCIPLTKEALQKLIAEII, via the exons ATGCGGATGAGATTGAGGAAGAGGAGTTTGGGTTCTCAAGAAACTATTTTCTTGCTAAAGAAGTGGGCTCTTCACGAAAAAAATCAGTTC GAATTAAGAGAGGTGGCAGCTAATATTGAGCCCAAACATGAGAAAGAAGTAAATGATTTGATCAATAGCTACAAAAGTTTGTTTTCAGAATGGCTTTTCGTGCTAAG GTGTGGTTTTGCACTTTTGATGTATGGCTTTGGATCAAAGAAAGCTTTGATTGAAGATTTTGCCACAAGATCTTTAACTGAGTATTCTGTTGTTGTCGTCAATGGGTATCTCCAATCTATAAATCTTAAACAG GTAGTGATAACACTAGCTGAGCTCCTTTGGGATCAATTAAAATTGCGAAGAAAGACAACCTCTGGAAATCCGTCTAAAATCCAACAACCATTTAACCCCAAATCCATGGACGACCTTCTTGCTTTTCTAGACAAACCAGATCTAGGAGATGAGTGTTTTGTTTGCATCATTGTTCATAACATTGATGGTCCTGGATTGCGTGATTCTGACAGCCAACAATGTCTTGCTAGTATCGCTGCTTGTTCTCATGTCCGTATGGTTGCTTCCATTGACCATGTCAATGCTCCTCTTT TGTGGGATAAGAAGATGGTTCATACACAGTTTAACTGGTATTGGTGCCATGTTCCTACTTTTGCTCCATACAAGGCTGAAGCAATGTTTTTTCCTTTCATTCTCGCTCATGGGGGCACTGCTCAAAGTGTGAAGACAGCTTCAATTGTCTTACAGAGTCTGACACCAAATGCTCAAAATGTTTTTAAAGTTCTTGCGGAGCATCAATTAGCCCATTCTGATGAAGAAG GGATGCCAATCAATAATTTGTACACTACAAGCCGAGAACGGTTCCTAGTGAGTAGTCAAGTTACTTTGAATTCACATCTGACAGAATTTAAGGACCATGAGTTGATCAAAACCAAAAGGAATTCGGATGGTCAAGATTGCTTGTGTATTCCTCTTACAAAGGAAGCCCTTCAGAAACTTATTGCGGAGATCATTTAA
- the LOC104119103 gene encoding origin of replication complex subunit 2-like isoform X1, translating to MNADEIEEEEFGFSRNYFLAKEVGSSRKKSVRKLSEIDLVDEEELREVAANIEPKHEKEVNDLINSYKSLFSEWLFVLRCGFALLMYGFGSKKALIEDFATRSLTEYSVVVVNGYLQSINLKQVVITLAELLWDQLKLRRKTTSGNPSKIQQPFNPKSMDDLLAFLDKPDLGDECFVCIIVHNIDGPGLRDSDSQQCLASIAACSHVRMVASIDHVNAPLLWDKKMVHTQFNWYWCHVPTFAPYKAEAMFFPFILAHGGTAQSVKTASIVLQSLTPNAQNVFKVLAEHQLAHSDEEGMPINNLYTTSRERFLVSSQVTLNSHLTEFKDHELIKTKRNSDGQDCLCIPLTKEALQKLIAEII from the exons ATGAATGCGGATGAGATTGAGGAAGAGGAGTTTGGGTTCTCAAGAAACTATTTTCTTGCTAAAGAAGTGGGCTCTTCACGAAAAAAATCAGTTCGTAAGCTCTCTGAAATCGATCTTGTGGACGAAGAG GAATTAAGAGAGGTGGCAGCTAATATTGAGCCCAAACATGAGAAAGAAGTAAATGATTTGATCAATAGCTACAAAAGTTTGTTTTCAGAATGGCTTTTCGTGCTAAG GTGTGGTTTTGCACTTTTGATGTATGGCTTTGGATCAAAGAAAGCTTTGATTGAAGATTTTGCCACAAGATCTTTAACTGAGTATTCTGTTGTTGTCGTCAATGGGTATCTCCAATCTATAAATCTTAAACAG GTAGTGATAACACTAGCTGAGCTCCTTTGGGATCAATTAAAATTGCGAAGAAAGACAACCTCTGGAAATCCGTCTAAAATCCAACAACCATTTAACCCCAAATCCATGGACGACCTTCTTGCTTTTCTAGACAAACCAGATCTAGGAGATGAGTGTTTTGTTTGCATCATTGTTCATAACATTGATGGTCCTGGATTGCGTGATTCTGACAGCCAACAATGTCTTGCTAGTATCGCTGCTTGTTCTCATGTCCGTATGGTTGCTTCCATTGACCATGTCAATGCTCCTCTTT TGTGGGATAAGAAGATGGTTCATACACAGTTTAACTGGTATTGGTGCCATGTTCCTACTTTTGCTCCATACAAGGCTGAAGCAATGTTTTTTCCTTTCATTCTCGCTCATGGGGGCACTGCTCAAAGTGTGAAGACAGCTTCAATTGTCTTACAGAGTCTGACACCAAATGCTCAAAATGTTTTTAAAGTTCTTGCGGAGCATCAATTAGCCCATTCTGATGAAGAAG GGATGCCAATCAATAATTTGTACACTACAAGCCGAGAACGGTTCCTAGTGAGTAGTCAAGTTACTTTGAATTCACATCTGACAGAATTTAAGGACCATGAGTTGATCAAAACCAAAAGGAATTCGGATGGTCAAGATTGCTTGTGTATTCCTCTTACAAAGGAAGCCCTTCAGAAACTTATTGCGGAGATCATTTAA